The following proteins are co-located in the Cupriavidus pauculus genome:
- a CDS encoding PilN domain-containing protein: MSTTTNTIPSVNLLPYHEARKAARRKKVYTMLGGAAGAGALVVLIGGFYIDAQIDETTALNQTLTTENARMDGQIREVNTLKKDIEALLDRQRAIESLQAQRNLPVQLLEELVRQVPEGVYLNGLKQTGDDFVMSGVAQSNERVSELLRNIGQVQWLDRAELVESKAIMMTNNLREQRRLFDFSMRFSYRAPEQPGDKKKGASDAAAKPAGGKV; encoded by the coding sequence ATGTCCACGACGACGAATACCATTCCGTCGGTCAACCTGCTGCCGTATCACGAGGCGCGCAAGGCCGCCCGGCGCAAGAAGGTCTACACCATGCTCGGCGGCGCGGCGGGCGCCGGCGCGCTGGTAGTGCTGATCGGCGGCTTCTACATCGACGCCCAGATCGACGAGACGACGGCGTTGAACCAGACGCTGACCACCGAGAACGCCCGCATGGACGGGCAGATCCGCGAGGTCAATACGCTGAAGAAGGACATCGAGGCCCTGCTGGATCGCCAGCGCGCCATCGAGAGCCTGCAGGCGCAGCGCAACCTGCCGGTGCAGCTGCTGGAGGAATTGGTGCGCCAGGTGCCCGAAGGCGTGTACCTGAACGGGCTCAAGCAGACCGGAGACGACTTCGTCATGTCCGGCGTGGCCCAGTCCAACGAGCGCGTGTCCGAACTGCTGCGCAACATCGGCCAGGTGCAATGGCTCGACCGCGCCGAGCTGGTGGAGTCCAAGGCGATCATGATGACCAACAACCTGCGCGAGCAGCGCCGGCTGTTCGACTTCTCGATGCGCTTCTCGTACCGCGCCCCGGAGCAGCCGGGCGACAAGAAGAAGGGCGCCTCCGACGCGGCGGCCAAGCCCGCGGGAGGCAAGGTCTGA
- a CDS encoding pilus assembly protein PilP, which yields MALAGCGQSDDAGLQQWMAQTRAAKAPPPEPLPEVKPYTPREYGGRTSPEPFAQTKIGELNKTMSESPEAGRRHEPLEDYPLENFKMLGMLKKNGETYGVVRVDNKIHHVKVGQYLGQSYGRVVRISDQEIVLRELVREGVSDWKEKMTSLKLEASA from the coding sequence ATGGCCCTGGCCGGCTGCGGCCAGAGCGACGACGCCGGCCTGCAGCAGTGGATGGCGCAGACCCGCGCCGCCAAGGCCCCGCCGCCCGAGCCGTTGCCCGAGGTCAAGCCGTACACGCCGCGCGAGTACGGCGGGCGCACGTCGCCGGAGCCGTTCGCGCAGACCAAGATCGGCGAGCTGAACAAGACGATGTCCGAGTCGCCGGAGGCCGGCCGGCGACACGAGCCACTTGAAGACTATCCGCTGGAGAACTTCAAGATGCTCGGCATGCTGAAGAAAAACGGCGAGACCTACGGTGTCGTACGCGTAGATAACAAGATCCACCACGTCAAGGTGGGTCAGTATCTCGGCCAGAGTTATGGCCGGGTGGTCCGCATCAGCGATCAGGAGATCGTGTTGCGCGAATTGGTTCGGGAAGGGGTCTCAGATTGGAAAGAGAAAATGACCAGCCTGAAGCTGGAGGCATCCGCATGA
- the aroB gene encoding 3-dehydroquinate synthase translates to MITLEVDLGARSYPIHIGGGLLDRADLLQPHVRGQHAVIVTNETVGPLYAARVEAVLAGLGKTVRTVVLPDGERFKQWETLNLIFDALLRAGADRKTTLIALGGGVVGDMTGFAAACYMRGVPFVQMPTTLLSQVDSSVGGKTGINHPLGKNMIGAFHQPNAVIADIDTLRTLPLRELAAGLAEVIKHGAIADAGYFGWIEANIAALNACDTVLMAEAVRRSCEIKAAVVAQDEREGGLRAILNFGHTFGHAIEAGMGYGEWLHGEAVGCGMVMAADLSHRLGFIDTETRARIRELTQAAMLPVVAPDLGIDRYIELMKVDKKAEAGSIKFILLRKLGEAFITTVPDPDLRDTLRHAVLKPPTEAPVA, encoded by the coding sequence ATGATCACGCTGGAAGTCGATCTCGGGGCGCGTAGCTACCCCATCCATATCGGCGGCGGCCTGCTGGACCGCGCCGACCTGCTGCAGCCGCACGTGCGCGGCCAGCACGCCGTCATCGTGACCAACGAGACGGTCGGTCCGCTGTACGCGGCGCGCGTGGAGGCGGTGCTGGCCGGGCTCGGCAAGACCGTCCGCACCGTGGTGCTGCCCGATGGCGAGCGGTTCAAGCAGTGGGAAACGCTGAACCTGATCTTCGATGCGCTGCTGCGGGCGGGCGCCGACCGCAAGACCACGCTGATCGCGCTGGGCGGCGGCGTGGTGGGCGACATGACCGGCTTCGCGGCGGCCTGCTACATGCGCGGCGTGCCGTTCGTGCAGATGCCGACGACGCTGCTGTCCCAGGTGGATTCGTCGGTGGGCGGCAAGACCGGCATCAACCATCCGCTCGGCAAGAACATGATCGGCGCGTTCCACCAGCCCAACGCGGTGATCGCCGACATTGACACGCTGCGCACGCTGCCGCTGCGCGAGCTGGCGGCCGGTCTGGCCGAGGTCATCAAGCACGGCGCGATTGCCGACGCCGGCTACTTTGGCTGGATCGAGGCCAATATCGCGGCGCTCAACGCCTGCGACACGGTGCTGATGGCCGAAGCGGTGCGCCGCTCGTGCGAGATCAAGGCGGCCGTGGTGGCGCAGGACGAGCGCGAGGGCGGCCTGCGCGCCATCCTGAACTTCGGCCACACCTTCGGCCATGCGATCGAGGCCGGCATGGGCTACGGCGAATGGCTGCACGGCGAGGCCGTGGGCTGCGGCATGGTGATGGCGGCGGACCTGTCGCACCGGCTCGGGTTCATCGACACCGAGACGCGCGCCCGTATCCGCGAGTTGACGCAGGCGGCGATGCTGCCCGTGGTGGCGCCGGACCTGGGCATCGACCGCTACATCGAACTGATGAAGGTGGACAAGAAGGCGGAAGCCGGCAGCATCAAGTTCATCCTGCTGCGCAAGCTGGGCGAGGCGTTCATCACCACCGTGCCCGACCCGGACCTGCGCGACACGCTGCGCCACGCCGTCCTGAAACCTCCCACCGAGGCACCGGTCGCCTGA
- a CDS encoding shikimate kinase, whose translation MGAGKTTVGRSVARRLNYPFFDSDHELEARCGVKIPVIFEHEGEDGFRDREAQMIAELTGRTGIVLATGGGAVLRPANREALKANGTVVYLRASPHDLWLRTRHDRNRPLLQTEDPKGRLEALYAQRDPLYREVADFIIETGKPTVAQLANMVLMQLEMAGFTFPPEETVPDTEPVAGQPAQDTHS comes from the coding sequence ATGGGCGCCGGCAAGACCACCGTCGGCCGTTCGGTGGCCCGACGCCTGAACTACCCGTTCTTCGACTCGGACCACGAGCTGGAAGCGCGTTGCGGCGTCAAGATTCCCGTGATCTTCGAGCACGAGGGCGAGGACGGTTTCCGGGACCGCGAGGCGCAGATGATCGCCGAGCTGACCGGCCGGACCGGCATCGTCCTGGCCACGGGCGGCGGCGCGGTGCTGCGCCCGGCCAATCGGGAAGCGCTGAAGGCGAACGGCACCGTGGTCTACCTGCGGGCCAGCCCGCACGACCTCTGGCTGCGCACGCGCCATGACCGCAACCGTCCGCTGCTGCAGACCGAGGACCCGAAGGGCCGGCTGGAGGCGCTCTACGCCCAGCGTGACCCGCTCTACCGCGAAGTGGCGGACTTCATCATCGAAACCGGCAAGCCGACCGTGGCGCAGCTTGCTAATATGGTTCTCATGCAACTTGAAATGGCCGGCTTCACGTTTCCGCCCGAGGAAACCGTGCCCGACACCGAACCGGTGGCCGGGCAGCCGGCGCAGGACACCCATTCATGA
- a CDS encoding transposase, which produces MARLPRFSPAGLPALVLQRGNNRQPVFLGNEDYLHYLDCLRMAAREHELAIHAYALRPNHIHLVATPKGPDSLSLTMQAVGRRYARHFNRVAERTGTLWEGRFRSAVIEPETWLLPAMLYAEGNAVRAGDVLSPETDRWSSYRHHAGIEASAIVSDHSSYWDLGNTPFERQSNYRALMAEGLSGRTLATLQKHAHSGWPLGGEAFLAQLERHATRRVQPLPKGRPRKSTIPDEDIATTDLLPEIQRNRTKSVQMRQQFNMSPLKIDTEIVRRKMYSDPI; this is translated from the coding sequence ATGGCCCGCCTTCCCCGCTTTTCCCCCGCCGGCCTGCCGGCCCTGGTGTTGCAACGTGGCAACAACCGCCAGCCAGTGTTCCTGGGGAACGAAGATTACCTGCACTACCTCGACTGCCTGCGCATGGCGGCGCGCGAGCATGAGCTCGCCATCCATGCCTATGCGCTGCGGCCCAACCACATCCACCTCGTGGCGACGCCGAAGGGTCCGGATTCGCTGAGTCTGACGATGCAGGCGGTGGGCCGGCGCTATGCGCGGCATTTCAACCGCGTGGCGGAGCGCACCGGCACGCTGTGGGAGGGGCGCTTCCGCTCGGCGGTGATCGAGCCGGAAACGTGGCTGCTGCCGGCCATGCTCTACGCCGAAGGCAACGCCGTGCGCGCCGGCGACGTCTTGTCGCCCGAGACCGATCGCTGGAGCAGCTATCGCCATCACGCCGGCATCGAGGCCAGCGCGATTGTGAGCGATCACTCCAGCTATTGGGACCTTGGCAACACGCCATTCGAGCGGCAATCGAATTACCGCGCGCTCATGGCCGAGGGCCTGTCCGGCCGGACGCTCGCCACCTTGCAGAAGCACGCGCACAGCGGCTGGCCGCTCGGCGGCGAAGCATTCCTGGCGCAACTGGAGCGGCATGCCACACGCCGCGTGCAGCCGCTGCCGAAAGGCCGACCACGGAAGTCGACTATTCCTGACGAAGACATCGCGACGACCGACTTACTTCCGGAAATCCAAAGGAATCGCACCAAATCAGTGCAAATGCGGCAGCAATTTAATATGTCCCCATTAAAAATCGACACGGAAATCGTGCGAAGAAAAATGTATTCCGACCCCATTTAA
- the pilM gene encoding type IV pilus assembly protein PilM has protein sequence MSGLLRRTTVGVDIGSSSVKVVELSVGAGKNDFRLEKCASELLDRNAVADGNVVNIEAVGIALKRALGKAGIRTKDVVLGVPSMLTESQTVSLPDNLSEDELYSQVESEAHRLYPPSQAVNFDFAVIGPSETEGGIGVRVTAANSDRVQERVTAAEMAGLKPQVMDVEEFAVQRSVVQMLGVPAGLTETDAKDMPVVAVVHLGGSRSKAIFYQGWKELYEQPLNSYGDQLTQSAARMFTLDALKAEIKKRKNTLPDAWRAQLLKPSLEALAMEVQGAIGNFIASSSLGRVDEILLSGGHASLLGVQAAIQQQTQITTTLANPFANMTTAGKVNERYLQRDLPAYIVSAGLALRGLQ, from the coding sequence TTGTCGGGTCTTCTGCGCCGCACTACGGTCGGCGTGGATATCGGGTCGTCCAGCGTCAAGGTCGTCGAGCTGTCCGTCGGGGCAGGCAAAAACGACTTCAGGCTGGAAAAATGCGCCAGCGAACTGCTGGACCGCAACGCCGTTGCCGATGGCAACGTGGTCAACATCGAGGCCGTGGGCATCGCGCTCAAGCGCGCGCTCGGCAAGGCCGGCATCCGCACCAAGGACGTGGTCCTTGGCGTGCCGTCCATGCTGACGGAATCCCAGACGGTCAGTCTGCCGGACAACCTGTCCGAAGACGAACTCTATTCGCAGGTCGAATCGGAGGCGCACCGCCTCTATCCGCCTTCCCAGGCGGTGAACTTCGACTTCGCGGTGATTGGTCCCAGCGAAACGGAAGGCGGCATCGGCGTGCGTGTCACGGCCGCCAACAGTGATCGTGTCCAGGAGCGCGTGACGGCGGCCGAAATGGCCGGCCTGAAGCCGCAGGTGATGGACGTGGAGGAATTCGCCGTGCAGCGCTCGGTGGTCCAGATGCTCGGCGTACCCGCCGGGCTGACGGAGACCGACGCCAAGGACATGCCCGTGGTGGCAGTGGTCCACCTCGGCGGCAGCCGCTCCAAGGCCATCTTCTACCAGGGCTGGAAGGAACTCTACGAGCAGCCGCTCAACAGCTACGGCGACCAGTTGACGCAGAGCGCGGCGCGCATGTTCACGCTCGACGCGCTCAAGGCGGAAATCAAGAAGCGCAAGAACACGCTTCCCGATGCCTGGCGCGCGCAACTGCTCAAGCCGTCGCTAGAGGCGCTGGCCATGGAGGTGCAGGGCGCCATCGGCAACTTCATCGCCAGCTCCAGCCTCGGCCGCGTCGACGAGATCCTGCTTTCCGGCGGGCACGCGTCGCTGCTGGGTGTCCAGGCGGCGATCCAGCAACAGACGCAGATCACGACCACGCTGGCCAATCCTTTCGCAAACATGACGACCGCAGGCAAGGTCAACGAGCGCTATCTCCAGCGCGACCTGCCCGCCTACATCGTCAGTGCGGGACTGGCGCTGCGCGGCCTGCAATAA
- the pilQ gene encoding type IV pilus secretin PilQ: MITARWVRALAGASAMALVLASPAALAQNNQLKQVEANVVGEQTVFTVDLKSPLAQKPVDFTTQNPAKIAIDFFDTGFAAGRAQYEYAGKLLKSANVMQIGDRTRVVLNLARTATYRTEMRGTQFVVLMDNVAQSATAAAPTFAPAAPVMQPVAVNRTLIRNIDFRRGTDGAGRVVVDLSSRDSGINIQQQGQNLVVDFIGTGLPADLRRRFDVTDFGTPVQAMRATDANGAARLTIEPRGNWEYSSYQTDNQFVVEVRQVKEDPNKLIAGQGYRGERLSLNFQNIDIRSLLQVFADFTNLNIITSDTVQGNLTLRLKDVPWDQALQIVLDSKGLASRRNGNVLWVAPKAELATKEKLELEAQQQINELEPIRSQVFQLNYQRAEDVRRMLLGLSAGGGGVSAAAVGGAGASGGATRMLSKRGSLTADPRTNQLFVSDIGSKLEEVQGFLQKIDIPVRQVVIEARIVEASDTFSRNLGVKLGFASRRSGAGYGNTYENVASPFTQDAQWTTSPAVSLPAAAINGTNPASVAFSIFNTAAGRFLDLELSALEADGKGKIISSPRVVTANNIKALIEQGTELPYQSATSSGATSVQFRKANLKLEVTPQITPEGNVLLDVDVNKDSVGIQTVNGFAIDTKHVQTQVLVENGGTVVIGGIYSQDESNNYSKVPFLAEIPVLGYLFRNNAKVNNRTELLVFLTPRILNDSVSLK, translated from the coding sequence ATGATCACGGCACGTTGGGTCCGGGCGCTTGCGGGCGCTTCAGCGATGGCGCTGGTGCTGGCCTCTCCGGCCGCACTGGCACAGAACAACCAGCTCAAACAGGTGGAGGCCAACGTCGTTGGCGAGCAGACCGTGTTCACGGTCGACCTGAAGAGCCCGCTGGCGCAGAAGCCGGTGGATTTCACGACGCAGAACCCGGCGAAGATCGCGATCGACTTCTTCGACACCGGCTTCGCGGCGGGCCGCGCGCAGTACGAGTACGCCGGCAAGCTGCTGAAGAGCGCCAACGTGATGCAGATCGGGGACCGCACCCGCGTGGTGCTGAACCTGGCCCGCACGGCCACGTACCGCACGGAAATGCGCGGCACCCAGTTCGTGGTGCTGATGGACAACGTGGCGCAGTCCGCCACGGCGGCCGCGCCGACGTTCGCGCCGGCGGCCCCGGTCATGCAGCCCGTGGCGGTCAACCGCACGCTGATCCGCAACATCGACTTCCGCCGCGGCACCGACGGGGCGGGGCGCGTGGTGGTGGACCTGTCGTCGCGCGACTCGGGGATCAACATCCAGCAGCAGGGCCAGAACCTGGTGGTCGACTTCATCGGCACCGGGCTGCCGGCGGACCTGCGCCGCCGCTTCGACGTGACCGACTTCGGCACGCCGGTCCAGGCCATGCGCGCCACCGACGCCAACGGCGCCGCGCGCCTGACGATCGAGCCGCGCGGCAACTGGGAATACAGCTCGTACCAGACGGACAACCAGTTCGTGGTGGAGGTGCGCCAGGTCAAGGAAGATCCGAACAAGCTGATTGCCGGCCAGGGGTATCGCGGCGAGCGGCTGTCGCTGAACTTCCAGAACATCGACATCCGGTCGCTGCTGCAGGTCTTTGCCGATTTCACGAACCTGAACATCATCACGAGCGACACGGTGCAGGGCAACCTGACGCTGCGCCTCAAGGATGTGCCGTGGGACCAGGCGCTGCAGATCGTGCTGGATTCGAAGGGCCTGGCATCGCGCCGCAACGGCAACGTGCTGTGGGTGGCCCCGAAGGCCGAACTGGCAACCAAGGAAAAGCTGGAGCTGGAAGCGCAGCAGCAGATCAACGAGCTGGAGCCGATCCGCAGCCAGGTGTTCCAGTTGAACTACCAGCGCGCCGAGGACGTGCGGCGGATGCTGCTGGGCCTCTCTGCCGGGGGCGGCGGCGTGTCGGCCGCGGCAGTCGGCGGCGCGGGCGCCAGCGGTGGCGCCACGCGGATGCTGTCCAAGCGCGGCTCGCTGACGGCCGATCCGCGGACGAACCAGTTGTTCGTGTCCGACATCGGCTCCAAGCTGGAAGAGGTGCAGGGCTTCCTGCAGAAGATCGACATCCCGGTGCGCCAGGTGGTGATCGAGGCACGCATCGTCGAGGCCAGCGACACGTTCAGCCGCAACCTCGGCGTCAAGCTCGGGTTTGCGTCGCGCCGGTCGGGCGCCGGCTACGGCAACACGTACGAGAACGTGGCGTCGCCGTTCACCCAGGACGCGCAGTGGACCACGAGCCCGGCGGTCAGCCTGCCGGCGGCGGCAATCAACGGCACGAATCCGGCGTCGGTGGCGTTCAGCATCTTCAACACGGCGGCCGGCCGCTTCCTGGACCTGGAACTGTCCGCGCTGGAAGCCGACGGCAAGGGCAAGATCATCTCCAGCCCGCGCGTGGTGACGGCCAACAACATCAAGGCGCTGATCGAGCAGGGTACGGAACTGCCGTACCAGTCGGCCACGTCGAGCGGCGCCACGTCGGTGCAGTTCCGCAAGGCCAACCTGAAGCTGGAGGTCACGCCGCAGATCACGCCGGAAGGCAACGTGCTGCTCGACGTCGACGTGAACAAGGACAGCGTGGGTATCCAGACTGTCAACGGGTTCGCCATCGACACCAAGCACGTGCAGACGCAGGTGCTGGTGGAAAACGGCGGCACGGTGGTGATCGGCGGCATCTACAGCCAGGACGAGAGCAACAACTACAGCAAGGTGCCGTTCCTGGCCGAGATCCCGGTGCTGGGCTACCTGTTCCGGAACAACGCCAAGGTCAACAACCGCACCGAGTTGCTGGTGTTCCTGACGCCGCGGATCCTGAACGACAGCGTCTCGCTGAAGTAA
- a CDS encoding deoxyguanosinetriphosphate triphosphohydrolase, whose amino-acid sequence MTHTPVTDLDAHLAPFAARSANTRGRVHAEPASSSRSEFQRDRDRVIHSTAFRRLEYKTQVFVNHEGDLFRTRLTHSLEVAQIARSIARNLRLNEDLVEAISLAHDLGHTPFGHAGQDALNGCMKNHGGFEHNLQSLLVVDELEERYGGFNGLNLTFETREGILKHCSRVNAAALGELGRRFLEGSQPSLEAQLANLADEIAYNNHDIDDGLRSGLLTLDQLDEVPMWARHRAEVSAAFPGINGRRAINETVRRMINTLIVDLIETTGRNIAAAKPKSIDDVRAAGPLVSFSPKIHEEAAALKRFLFRHLYRHYLVMRMSAKAQRIIVDLFNAFMQDSRLLPPQYQAAHGADQPRLIAHYIAGMTDRYAIREHRRIFAVTDSHSIG is encoded by the coding sequence ATGACCCACACGCCAGTGACCGACCTCGACGCCCATCTCGCCCCCTTTGCCGCGCGTTCCGCCAACACGCGCGGACGGGTGCATGCCGAGCCGGCGTCGTCGTCGCGCAGCGAATTCCAGCGCGACCGGGACCGCGTCATCCACAGCACGGCCTTCCGCCGGCTGGAATACAAGACGCAGGTGTTCGTCAACCACGAGGGCGACCTGTTCCGGACGCGCCTGACGCATAGCCTGGAGGTGGCGCAGATCGCGCGGTCGATCGCCCGCAACCTGCGGCTCAACGAGGATCTGGTCGAGGCGATCTCGCTGGCGCATGACCTGGGCCACACGCCGTTCGGCCATGCCGGCCAGGACGCGCTGAACGGGTGCATGAAGAACCATGGCGGCTTCGAGCACAACCTGCAGAGCCTGCTGGTCGTGGACGAGCTGGAAGAGCGCTACGGCGGCTTCAACGGGCTGAACCTGACGTTCGAGACGCGCGAAGGCATTCTCAAGCATTGCTCGCGCGTCAACGCGGCGGCGCTGGGCGAGCTGGGCCGGCGGTTCCTGGAGGGCAGCCAGCCGTCGCTGGAGGCCCAACTGGCCAACCTGGCCGACGAGATCGCCTACAACAACCACGATATCGACGATGGCCTGCGCTCGGGCCTGCTGACGCTGGACCAGCTGGACGAAGTGCCCATGTGGGCGCGGCACCGGGCCGAGGTGTCGGCCGCGTTCCCGGGCATCAACGGGCGGCGCGCGATCAACGAGACGGTCCGGCGCATGATCAACACGCTGATCGTCGACCTGATCGAGACGACGGGGCGGAATATCGCCGCCGCCAAGCCGAAGTCGATCGACGATGTGCGGGCGGCCGGCCCGCTGGTGTCGTTCAGCCCGAAGATCCACGAGGAGGCGGCCGCGCTGAAGCGCTTCCTGTTCCGCCACCTGTACCGGCACTACCTGGTGATGCGCATGTCCGCCAAGGCGCAGCGGATCATCGTCGACCTGTTCAACGCGTTCATGCAGGATTCGCGGCTGCTGCCGCCCCAGTACCAGGCGGCCCACGGCGCCGACCAGCCCCGGCTGATCGCGCACTACATCGCCGGCATGACCGACCGCTATGCGATCCGCGAGCATCGCCGCATCTTTGCCGTTACCGACAGCCATTCGATCGGCTGA
- a CDS encoding type 4a pilus biogenesis protein PilO, whose translation MALNSDISLQDLTAQFRGLNLNEPETWPAAPRVLFSVLAALIVLVLGWQFYWSDKQDELERKHAEHEQLRQQFASKVAQVANLDELRKQKVEVEKRVALAERQLPNSTEMDALLADVNHAGVARGLQFELFKPQAAVVKPYFAEIPVNLKVTGRYHDVALFNADVAALSRIVSMRNLNMTTGKDGTLSMEAVAMAYRALDPDEQAAQRKAAADAAAKKKGGAK comes from the coding sequence ATGGCACTCAATTCCGATATCTCGCTGCAGGACCTGACCGCGCAGTTCCGCGGCCTGAACCTCAACGAACCCGAGACCTGGCCCGCCGCGCCGCGCGTGCTGTTCTCCGTGCTGGCCGCGCTGATCGTGCTGGTGCTGGGATGGCAGTTCTACTGGAGCGACAAGCAGGACGAGCTGGAACGCAAGCACGCCGAGCACGAGCAGCTACGCCAGCAGTTCGCGTCGAAGGTCGCCCAGGTGGCCAATCTGGACGAACTGCGCAAGCAGAAGGTGGAGGTGGAAAAGCGCGTGGCCCTGGCCGAGCGGCAACTGCCGAACAGCACGGAAATGGACGCGCTGCTGGCCGACGTCAACCACGCCGGCGTGGCCCGTGGGCTCCAGTTCGAGCTGTTCAAGCCCCAGGCCGCCGTCGTGAAGCCGTACTTCGCCGAAATCCCGGTCAACCTCAAGGTCACGGGCCGCTACCACGACGTGGCGCTGTTCAACGCCGACGTGGCGGCGCTGTCGCGGATTGTGTCGATGCGTAACCTGAACATGACGACGGGCAAGGACGGCACGCTGTCGATGGAAGCCGTGGCAATGGCCTACCGGGCACTGGATCCGGACGAGCAGGCCGCGCAGCGCAAGGCTGCCGCCGATGCCGCCGCCAAGAAGAAGGGAGGCGCCAAGTGA